One genomic region from Planctomycetota bacterium encodes:
- a CDS encoding sigma-70 family RNA polymerase sigma factor — translation MHFLDTSLGGAGREFPRTTIGFLGALRSPEAADYARALEDLARRYWKPVYAYVRLVRARSNEDAKDLTQAFFAWLLESEALRRYDPARGGFRAFLKTLLRHFVSREERDVARLKRGGGVKILSLDEVRGALPEPGAGPEADPERAFERVWFEELVRAALARVRRRWEESGRGLRFRAYEEFALVPEARRPSYAELAARLGLGVGEVEKALYAVREDLRRELRAALAETAGDDRDLEHEWRNLLGL, via the coding sequence ATGCACTTCCTCGACACGAGCCTCGGAGGCGCGGGGCGCGAGTTCCCCCGGACCACGATCGGATTTCTCGGCGCCCTCCGGAGCCCTGAAGCCGCGGACTACGCCCGGGCGCTCGAGGACCTCGCGCGCCGCTACTGGAAACCCGTGTACGCCTACGTCCGCCTCGTCCGCGCCCGCTCCAACGAGGATGCCAAGGACCTCACGCAGGCCTTTTTCGCCTGGCTTCTCGAGAGCGAGGCGCTCCGCCGGTACGATCCGGCGCGCGGCGGATTCCGCGCCTTTCTCAAGACGCTCCTGCGCCATTTCGTCAGCCGCGAGGAACGCGACGTGGCGCGCCTCAAGCGGGGCGGCGGCGTGAAGATCCTCTCCCTGGACGAGGTCCGGGGAGCTCTTCCGGAACCCGGCGCGGGACCTGAAGCGGATCCCGAGCGGGCGTTCGAGCGCGTCTGGTTCGAGGAGCTCGTTCGCGCGGCGCTCGCCCGCGTCCGGCGGCGCTGGGAGGAATCGGGGCGCGGCCTGCGCTTCCGCGCCTATGAGGAGTTCGCGCTCGTTCCCGAGGCGCGGCGGCCGTCGTACGCCGAGCTGGCCGCTCGCCTGGGGCTCGGCGTGGGCGAGGTGGAAAAAGCCCTCTACGCGGTGCGCGAAGACCTCCGCCGGGAGCTGCGCGCCGCCCTGGCCGAAACGGCCGGAGACGACCGGGACCTCGAACATGAGTGGAGAAACCTCCTCGGGCTCTGA
- a CDS encoding TraC family protein yields MFPELLPYHSYDPDGSVFVQRDGSLGLAWRVEPPEGEVASETALGQVARRVEALLALFPEGAAAQFLLVSARAPDLSRWMAATTGDGLLRDLAEARARATRSFEIRHEGTLFAARTLRLFVTLRTFPAWRAPGLADGLRYTLRGERTIEARFHGAYAREKGALLERGEALENLLTQMGAGFSRLDLGAFRALVYGILNPGREAPAPPEDGASLLREGLAFTPAEIEEASLRLGGRTLSVLTAREAPRETWAGMLPLDAALEGIFAFNVEVCRVEEVRRFLAAKKRLAFCQLSGGDDKADVAAMKEEVDRVQAEIFTEGARVYAARLHLLTWDGADGAVNAFSRVGVEMVREASLAGTLFLQALPLAYDPANDRALRRGRRLLGLNLAHLLPFYGALKGTPTPDLLLVNRRGEPVTFSFFDSTVAPHGIVAGVSGSGKSVFANHLILSAARRGARVFVLDRGNSYRKLCSILGGTYVAFDPRAPRSINPCGTALDEEKKLFLTDIVAEMCAQGQRELTVKERSLVARAIVRAFEGAGGREVRIGDVRRALSEDAEAAARDLAICLEMFTGEGAYAGFFDRPAAPDEGGLLTVYELGDVAKRKDVASVLLMALIHRITEYARTHLEVQKYLIVDEAWTLLKSATTAQFLEDVLRTYRKLNAAAIMVTQQVTDFEGRTGEAIRANAPNRVFLQQTPETVLAMEKLLDLSPEEKALLGRIRTVKGKFSEMLLQSTETRGVARLVPDPMGYWVSTTDPKDNLRLEAAVREKGGDLRAALRELAGA; encoded by the coding sequence ATGTTTCCCGAGCTTCTGCCTTATCACTCGTACGATCCGGACGGCTCCGTCTTCGTCCAGCGCGACGGGTCGCTGGGCCTGGCCTGGCGCGTGGAGCCGCCCGAAGGCGAGGTGGCTTCCGAGACGGCGCTCGGGCAGGTGGCGCGGCGGGTGGAGGCGCTTCTGGCGCTTTTCCCCGAGGGCGCGGCGGCGCAGTTCCTGCTGGTGAGCGCGCGGGCTCCGGATCTGAGCCGGTGGATGGCGGCGACCACCGGGGACGGGCTTCTGCGGGACCTGGCGGAGGCCCGCGCGCGGGCGACGCGGTCGTTCGAGATCCGGCACGAGGGGACGCTCTTTGCGGCTCGGACGCTCAGGCTTTTCGTGACGCTGCGGACGTTTCCGGCCTGGCGGGCGCCGGGACTGGCGGACGGGCTTCGGTACACGCTGCGGGGCGAGCGGACGATCGAGGCGCGCTTCCACGGGGCCTACGCGCGGGAGAAGGGAGCGCTTCTGGAGCGGGGCGAGGCGCTCGAGAATCTGCTGACGCAGATGGGCGCGGGCTTCTCGCGCCTGGATCTCGGGGCGTTCCGGGCGCTCGTCTACGGGATTCTCAATCCCGGGAGGGAGGCGCCCGCGCCGCCGGAGGACGGGGCGTCCCTTCTGCGCGAGGGCCTGGCGTTCACCCCTGCGGAGATCGAGGAGGCGTCGCTTCGGCTGGGAGGCCGGACGCTTTCGGTGCTGACGGCGCGGGAGGCTCCGCGGGAAACCTGGGCGGGAATGCTGCCTCTGGACGCGGCGCTGGAGGGGATTTTCGCGTTCAACGTCGAGGTCTGCCGGGTCGAGGAGGTGCGGCGGTTCCTGGCGGCCAAGAAGCGCCTGGCCTTCTGCCAGCTGTCCGGAGGGGACGACAAGGCGGACGTGGCCGCGATGAAGGAGGAGGTGGACCGGGTCCAGGCGGAGATTTTCACGGAAGGGGCGCGGGTGTATGCGGCGCGGCTGCATCTTCTGACGTGGGACGGCGCGGACGGAGCGGTGAACGCCTTTTCACGGGTGGGCGTCGAGATGGTGCGGGAGGCGTCCCTGGCGGGCACGCTTTTCCTTCAGGCGCTTCCCCTGGCGTACGATCCGGCCAACGACCGGGCGCTCCGCCGGGGCCGGCGTCTCCTGGGGCTGAATCTCGCCCACCTGCTGCCGTTCTACGGGGCGCTCAAGGGGACGCCCACGCCGGATCTCCTGCTCGTCAACCGCCGAGGGGAGCCGGTGACGTTTTCGTTTTTCGACTCCACGGTGGCGCCGCACGGGATCGTGGCGGGCGTGTCGGGTTCGGGCAAGAGCGTCTTCGCCAACCATCTCATCCTCTCGGCGGCGCGCCGCGGGGCGCGGGTGTTCGTCCTGGACCGCGGCAACAGCTATCGGAAGCTCTGTTCGATCCTCGGGGGGACGTATGTGGCGTTCGATCCCCGGGCGCCGCGGAGCATCAATCCCTGCGGGACGGCCTTGGACGAGGAGAAGAAGCTCTTTCTCACCGATATCGTCGCCGAGATGTGCGCGCAGGGGCAGCGGGAGCTTACCGTGAAGGAGCGGAGCCTCGTCGCGCGCGCGATCGTGCGGGCCTTCGAGGGGGCGGGAGGCCGCGAGGTGCGGATCGGGGACGTGCGGCGCGCGCTTTCCGAGGATGCGGAAGCGGCGGCGCGGGACCTGGCGATTTGCCTGGAGATGTTCACGGGGGAGGGGGCGTACGCGGGCTTCTTCGACCGGCCCGCGGCGCCGGACGAGGGGGGGCTCTTGACCGTCTACGAGCTGGGGGATGTGGCCAAGCGCAAGGACGTGGCGAGCGTCCTTCTCATGGCGCTCATCCACCGGATCACGGAGTACGCCCGGACGCATCTGGAGGTGCAGAAGTATCTCATCGTGGACGAAGCCTGGACGCTGCTGAAGAGCGCGACGACGGCGCAGTTCTTGGAGGACGTGCTGCGGACGTACCGGAAGCTGAACGCGGCGGCGATCATGGTGACGCAGCAGGTGACGGACTTCGAGGGGCGGACGGGGGAGGCGATCCGGGCGAACGCGCCGAACCGGGTGTTTCTCCAGCAGACGCCGGAGACGGTGCTGGCGATGGAGAAGCTGCTGGATCTTTCGCCGGAGGAGAAGGCGCTTCTCGGGCGGATCCGCACGGTGAAGGGGAAGTTCAGTGAAATGCTTCTTCAGTCCACGGAGACGCGGGGGGTGGCCCGGCTGGTGCCGGACCCGATGGGATACTGGGTTTCGACCACGGACCCGAAGGACAATCTGCGGCTGGAGGCGGCGGTGCGGGAGAAGGGCGGAGACCTGCGCGCGGCGCTCCGGGAGCTGGCGGGGGCGTGA
- a CDS encoding type IV conjugative transfer system protein TraL has protein sequence MSFRKPCPRTLDRPIVLFGLEPDEFVAVGLGAGAILFLWDGVPAVLAGAVLWVGLARIKAGKPPGHLYELLYRSGLLGRMPGFLRAPHLVPRRVRALDPFPGADDAAAREYWFDRPLLDP, from the coding sequence ATGAGTTTCCGAAAGCCGTGCCCGCGGACGCTCGACCGGCCGATCGTCCTTTTCGGCCTGGAACCGGACGAGTTCGTGGCCGTGGGGCTCGGCGCGGGAGCGATCCTCTTCCTGTGGGACGGCGTGCCGGCGGTTCTGGCCGGGGCGGTCCTCTGGGTGGGTCTTGCCCGGATCAAGGCGGGAAAACCCCCCGGGCATCTCTATGAGCTTCTCTATCGATCCGGCCTGCTCGGCCGGATGCCGGGATTCCTGCGCGCTCCCCATCTGGTGCCGCGCCGGGTCCGCGCGCTCGATCCTTTTCCGGGAGCCGACGATGCCGCCGCCCGAGAGTACTGGTTCGACCGTCCCCTGCTGGATCCGTGA
- a CDS encoding serine/threonine-protein kinase has protein sequence MSGETSSGSEGLADLLRTDLARHERARPARALPVPPRYEILELLGHGATSAVYRARDRELRREVAVKVLKDVLLGHEAARERFSREAQALARMDHPHVLRVYDAGGGEEGAWLILELVEGRPLSELLEREEPGSRKALELLEKAARGVAHAHERGIVHRDLKPQNVLVTASGEPKVGDFGLAHLAEGAGTLTRTGTAVGTPLYMAPEQVEGRTEAFSPRTDVYALGVMLYQILTGRVPHEGRAPA, from the coding sequence ATGAGTGGAGAAACCTCCTCGGGCTCTGAAGGTCTGGCGGATCTCCTGCGGACGGACCTGGCGCGGCACGAACGGGCGCGGCCCGCGCGCGCGCTCCCCGTGCCTCCGCGGTACGAGATCCTGGAGCTTCTGGGACACGGGGCGACCTCGGCGGTCTACCGGGCCCGTGACCGGGAACTGCGCCGGGAGGTCGCCGTCAAGGTCCTCAAGGACGTCCTGCTCGGACACGAGGCGGCCCGCGAGCGCTTCAGCCGGGAAGCGCAGGCTCTGGCCCGCATGGACCATCCCCACGTCCTGCGCGTCTACGACGCGGGCGGCGGCGAGGAGGGGGCGTGGCTCATCCTCGAGCTCGTGGAGGGCCGGCCGCTCTCCGAGCTCCTCGAGCGCGAGGAGCCCGGCTCCCGGAAGGCGCTGGAGCTTCTCGAAAAGGCCGCGCGGGGCGTCGCGCACGCCCATGAGCGCGGCATCGTCCATCGCGACCTCAAGCCGCAGAACGTTCTCGTGACCGCCTCGGGCGAGCCCAAGGTCGGCGACTTCGGGCTGGCCCACCTGGCCGAAGGAGCCGGGACGCTCACCCGCACGGGGACCGCCGTCGGGACGCCGCTCTACATGGCGCCCGAGCAGGTGGAAGGCCGGACGGAGGCGTTCTCGCCGCGCACGGACGTCTACGCCCTGGGAGTGATGCTCTACCAGATCCTGACGGGCCGGGTTCCCCATGAGGGGCGCGCGCCCGCCG
- a CDS encoding TraB/VirB10 family protein, which yields MKRRLLWGGAGVVLLGAAAVLASPRGGSPAPVAKADSRAGSFDLGLPTAQEVRNMLAVYGERVEAAEREIAAIRGQLEETRKRLEESGRQQASSLEKLLRELRPEAPPSEPPAPPPPRFRTFEFEKVPGRSVHVPAGSFGEATLLTGVFAPTTGEALPVLLRLDAALVGPQRSRVPLAGAFLVGKAQGDANSRRAVVQLETLSAVRPDGKPSEARVNGWVVDEDGIQGLRGHYVWRTEEILTLSALTGGLSGGAEAAAQRETTLQATPLGGFQGAVTGDPVRFAGARAVSSAFGRLSEAVSRRLEEIVPAIYVPNARRVTVAFIGGATLEGYPPPEGGGPSPFEGLDRREGGAR from the coding sequence GTGAAGCGAAGGCTTCTCTGGGGCGGGGCGGGAGTGGTTCTTCTCGGGGCGGCTGCGGTCCTCGCCTCTCCGCGGGGCGGGTCGCCGGCTCCGGTCGCGAAGGCGGATTCCCGCGCGGGATCGTTCGATCTGGGCCTTCCCACCGCCCAGGAAGTGCGCAACATGCTGGCCGTGTACGGCGAGCGCGTGGAAGCCGCCGAACGGGAGATCGCGGCGATTCGGGGGCAGCTCGAGGAGACCCGCAAGCGCCTCGAGGAGAGCGGCCGGCAGCAGGCGTCGAGCCTCGAAAAACTTCTGCGGGAGCTTCGGCCCGAAGCGCCGCCGTCCGAGCCGCCGGCGCCGCCGCCCCCGCGGTTCCGGACGTTCGAGTTCGAGAAGGTCCCCGGACGGTCGGTGCATGTCCCCGCGGGAAGCTTCGGAGAAGCGACGCTTCTGACCGGCGTCTTCGCCCCCACGACGGGCGAGGCGCTGCCGGTGCTTCTCCGGCTCGACGCCGCGCTCGTCGGGCCGCAGCGTTCGCGGGTGCCGCTGGCGGGGGCGTTCCTGGTGGGCAAGGCCCAGGGGGACGCCAATTCCCGCCGCGCCGTGGTGCAGCTTGAAACGCTGAGCGCGGTGCGGCCGGACGGCAAACCCTCCGAGGCGCGCGTGAACGGCTGGGTGGTGGACGAGGACGGCATCCAGGGACTGCGGGGACACTACGTATGGCGCACCGAGGAGATTCTGACGCTTTCGGCTCTGACGGGAGGTCTCTCCGGGGGCGCGGAAGCGGCGGCGCAGCGGGAGACGACGCTTCAGGCCACGCCTCTCGGAGGCTTTCAGGGAGCGGTGACGGGAGACCCCGTGCGCTTCGCGGGGGCCCGGGCGGTCTCGAGCGCGTTCGGACGTCTGAGCGAGGCGGTTTCGCGGAGGCTCGAGGAGATCGTTCCGGCGATCTACGTGCCGAACGCCCGGCGGGTGACGGTGGCGTTCATCGGCGGGGCGACGCTCGAGGGCTATCCGCCGCCCGAGGGAGGAGGGCCGTCGCCCTTCGAGGGGCTGGATCGCCGGGAGGGAGGAGCGCGATGA